From the Leptotrichia sp. oral taxon 221 genome, one window contains:
- a CDS encoding ROK family protein codes for MKYYAGIDLGGTNTKIGLVDEDGNIIFTTIVKTDSMEGFEKTIQRLSKILLQQVKSFDLNFDDVQSVGVGVPGPVLNSRVVKFWANFPWKNGVDLALEFEKNLGKPVKADNDVNVITLGEMWKGSAQGYKNVLGLAIGTGIGGGIIVDGKLVSGENGAGGEVGHIKVERDGKLCGCGQKGCWEAYASATGLIREAQSRLAVNKTNGLYEQVIGRDLEAKDIFDVAKEGDAFALDLVDYEADYIALGIGNLLNVLDPEIVVVGGGVSLAGDILFNKVKERLKRYAFPSTTENLKIVAASLGNDAGILGAAYLGMM; via the coding sequence ATGAAATACTACGCAGGTATCGATTTAGGGGGAACAAATACAAAAATAGGATTAGTTGATGAAGATGGAAATATTATTTTTACAACTATTGTAAAAACTGATTCGATGGAAGGATTTGAAAAAACAATTCAAAGATTATCAAAAATCTTATTACAACAAGTAAAAAGTTTTGACTTGAACTTTGATGATGTGCAATCTGTTGGGGTTGGAGTACCAGGGCCTGTATTAAATTCGAGAGTTGTTAAATTTTGGGCGAATTTTCCTTGGAAAAATGGTGTTGATTTGGCATTGGAATTTGAAAAAAATCTTGGGAAACCAGTAAAAGCAGATAATGACGTAAATGTTATTACATTGGGAGAAATGTGGAAAGGTTCTGCACAAGGATATAAAAATGTTTTAGGATTAGCAATTGGAACTGGAATCGGTGGTGGAATTATCGTCGATGGTAAATTAGTAAGTGGTGAAAATGGAGCTGGTGGAGAAGTTGGTCACATTAAAGTTGAAAGAGATGGAAAACTTTGTGGATGTGGACAAAAAGGATGTTGGGAAGCATATGCATCAGCGACAGGATTGATAAGAGAAGCTCAAAGTAGATTGGCAGTTAACAAAACTAATGGATTGTATGAACAAGTAATAGGTAGAGATTTGGAAGCAAAAGATATTTTTGATGTTGCCAAAGAAGGAGATGCATTTGCATTGGATTTAGTAGATTATGAAGCAGATTATATTGCTTTGGGAATCGGAAATTTACTTAATGTTTTAGACCCTGAAATAGTAGTAGTTGGTGGTGGAGTTTCTTTAGCTGGAGATATTTTATTCAACAAAGTTAAAGAAAGATTGAAAAGATACGCATTCCCTTCAACAACAGAAAATCTAAAAATTGTTGCAGCTAGTTTAGGAAATGATGCAGGAATTTTAGGTGCCGCTTATTTAGGAATGATGTAA
- a CDS encoding exodeoxyribonuclease V subunit beta yields MKKNNIILKASAGTGKTYRLSLEFIANLIRGVNYKNIVVMTFTKKATAEIKERIYDFLHQIAFDEGNGAELEKNLKEIYKFDDLNKKELQNIYFEMIRNKEDIRISTIDGFTNKIFKNAIAPYFNIYNYETLDEETDEFYSKILIKIIENKDNFEDFKFIFDEKKEKKNIKRYMEIIKEVLDMRPKFVLTKGFKMSEVKKVSYKFIDELDGIFEKIEEVANKKNKNVTDVLTKAFYNIYEKYSNLSKDESKNENQKIKEKLELIVPEIDLFFEKKLWNGTQTKGEKNKDDREELETKSEELKEKLSEYVFIEKVLPLDKKLKNIAQTIFDIAKKIKISSKRLTHNDILVYTYEFIFNKDLKFVENDRVTEEFLELIGGKIDTIMIDEFQDTSVLQWKILKLLMNTSENIICVGDEKQSIYNWRGGEKELFEKLETIIEGNVQNLDKSYRSYKAIIENVNKIFNGYDTKWNYVDSGYRDDEEYQKGYFGYFIRNTKEETPKIYTKIVEMIENGQVKNLGKSAIICRTNPHLKEIAELLNEAKIPYTLESKTTILEYKPIVPMYQLIKFFAFGNFKYLLEFMRSDLIGGLNSHVKYLLENKNEIMQFINGYQKIEASKEVNKKKKNDNKDSKAISFKEFIDMQKDENVKEELLKYKEINVLERNNLIFEEILEKVRELKRLSKDLNNKYENENFSRKLVENFEITKYYSTNSDLKNIFIFFNILKKYNNLYEFITFIEEEKENLRQVSSRDVNAINLMTIHASKGLEFDTVFYYKHKSNKGNTDKSNLKGYLDFDEKFVDVKKFMLLFSGYDKKMIGNDLRKLIDKNIQKEEMEEINNDYVALTRAKKNLILLFDAEVTKEKGYTDPLAKRIIDVYKEENENEYEYETGQIVESEIPEETTDTSDVKISDSLFKTYFNDDKLRMEKSSNTLENEFKRKKGLAMHYYFEHILNDLENDKIMAKSALYSRYGNMLGKNIVENLVERLDKFILENAEIYDSKYKVYTEFEILNKDGKKRVIDRINIDEENKKVYIFDYKTGDNPEENEKYQLQIEEYKEILENRLGREYEVIPKLLIIE; encoded by the coding sequence ATGAAGAAGAATAATATAATTTTAAAGGCTAGTGCAGGAACGGGGAAAACGTATAGATTATCGCTAGAATTCATAGCTAATTTAATAAGAGGTGTTAATTACAAAAATATAGTTGTAATGACATTTACTAAAAAGGCGACTGCTGAAATTAAAGAAAGAATTTATGATTTTTTACATCAAATTGCTTTCGATGAAGGAAATGGGGCAGAATTAGAGAAAAACTTAAAAGAAATTTATAAATTTGATGATTTGAATAAAAAGGAATTGCAAAATATTTATTTTGAGATGATAAGAAATAAAGAGGATATTAGAATTTCTACAATTGACGGATTTACAAATAAAATCTTTAAAAATGCAATTGCACCATATTTTAATATTTATAATTACGAAACTTTGGACGAGGAAACTGATGAATTTTATTCAAAAATTTTGATTAAAATTATTGAAAATAAGGATAATTTTGAAGATTTTAAATTCATTTTTGATGAGAAAAAAGAAAAGAAGAATATTAAAAGGTATATGGAAATAATTAAGGAAGTATTGGATATGCGTCCGAAGTTTGTATTGACTAAAGGTTTTAAAATGTCGGAAGTTAAGAAGGTGTCTTACAAATTTATAGATGAATTGGATGGAATATTTGAAAAGATTGAGGAAGTTGCTAATAAAAAAAATAAAAATGTTACAGATGTTTTGACAAAAGCATTTTATAATATTTATGAAAAGTATAGCAATCTGTCGAAGGATGAAAGTAAAAATGAAAATCAAAAAATAAAAGAGAAATTGGAGTTAATCGTTCCTGAAATTGATTTGTTTTTTGAAAAGAAACTTTGGAATGGAACTCAAACTAAAGGGGAAAAAAATAAAGATGACAGGGAAGAATTGGAAACAAAATCTGAAGAGCTAAAAGAAAAGTTATCAGAATATGTTTTCATCGAAAAAGTTTTACCATTAGATAAAAAATTAAAAAATATAGCTCAAACAATATTTGATATTGCTAAAAAAATAAAAATTTCTTCAAAAAGACTTACTCACAATGATATTTTAGTGTATACATACGAATTTATTTTCAATAAAGATTTAAAATTTGTGGAAAATGATAGAGTTACAGAAGAATTTCTTGAGTTGATTGGTGGAAAAATAGATACGATTATGATTGATGAGTTCCAAGATACGAGTGTTTTACAGTGGAAAATTTTGAAATTGCTTATGAATACTTCGGAAAATATTATTTGCGTTGGTGATGAGAAACAGAGTATTTATAACTGGCGTGGTGGTGAAAAGGAATTATTTGAAAAATTAGAAACGATAATTGAAGGAAATGTTCAGAATTTGGATAAATCGTATAGAAGTTATAAGGCTATTATTGAAAATGTTAATAAAATCTTTAATGGTTATGATACGAAATGGAATTATGTTGATTCAGGTTATAGAGATGATGAAGAGTATCAGAAAGGATATTTTGGATATTTTATTCGAAATACAAAAGAAGAAACACCGAAAATTTATACGAAAATTGTTGAAATGATAGAAAACGGTCAAGTGAAAAATTTAGGAAAAAGTGCAATTATATGCCGTACAAATCCACATTTGAAGGAGATTGCGGAATTACTGAATGAAGCGAAAATTCCGTACACGCTTGAAAGTAAAACGACAATTTTAGAGTATAAGCCAATTGTTCCAATGTATCAGTTAATTAAATTTTTTGCATTTGGTAATTTCAAATATTTGTTGGAATTCATGAGAAGTGATTTAATTGGTGGATTGAATAGTCATGTGAAATACTTGCTTGAGAATAAGAATGAGATTATGCAATTTATTAACGGATATCAAAAAATAGAAGCTTCTAAAGAGGTTAATAAAAAGAAAAAAAATGATAATAAAGATTCAAAAGCAATTAGTTTTAAAGAATTTATTGATATGCAAAAGGATGAAAATGTAAAAGAAGAACTTTTGAAATATAAAGAAATTAATGTTTTAGAGAGAAATAATTTGATTTTTGAGGAAATTCTTGAGAAGGTTAGGGAATTGAAAAGATTGTCGAAAGACTTGAATAATAAATATGAAAATGAAAATTTTTCGAGAAAACTTGTAGAAAATTTTGAAATAACAAAATATTATTCGACAAACAGTGACTTGAAGAATATTTTTATATTTTTTAATATTTTGAAAAAATATAATAATTTGTACGAATTTATTACGTTTATTGAGGAAGAAAAGGAAAATTTGAGACAGGTTAGCAGTAGAGATGTTAATGCAATAAACTTAATGACGATTCATGCTTCAAAGGGATTGGAATTTGACACAGTATTTTACTATAAACATAAATCAAATAAAGGAAATACTGACAAGAGCAATTTAAAAGGCTATTTAGATTTCGATGAAAAATTTGTTGATGTGAAAAAATTTATGCTATTATTTTCGGGTTATGATAAAAAAATGATTGGAAATGACTTAAGAAAATTAATAGATAAAAATATTCAAAAAGAAGAAATGGAAGAAATTAATAATGATTATGTTGCGTTGACTCGTGCTAAGAAAAATTTGATATTACTTTTTGATGCCGAGGTTACGAAGGAAAAAGGGTATACAGATCCTTTGGCAAAGAGAATAATTGATGTTTACAAGGAAGAAAATGAAAATGAATATGAATATGAAACGGGTCAAATTGTAGAATCGGAAATTCCAGAAGAAACAACAGATACTTCAGATGTAAAAATTAGCGATAGTTTATTTAAAACATATTTTAACGATGATAAATTAAGAATGGAAAAATCTTCAAATACGTTGGAAAATGAGTTTAAGCGTAAAAAAGGTCTTGCAATGCACTATTATTTTGAGCATATTTTAAATGATTTGGAAAATGATAAAATTATGGCAAAATCAGCGTTGTACAGTCGATATGGAAATATGCTTGGAAAAAATATTGTTGAGAATTTGGTAGAGAGATTGGATAAATTTATTTTGGAAAATGCTGAAATTTATGATTCGAAATATAAGGTGTATACTGAATTTGAGATTTTGAATAAAGATGGTAAAAAAAGAGTTATCGATAGAATAAATATTGATGAAGAGAATAAGAAAGTTTATATTTTTGATTATAAAACAGGGGATAATCCTGAAGAAAATGAGAAGTATCAGTTGCAGATTGAGGAGTATAAGGAAATATTGGAAAATAGACTTGGTAGAGAGTATGAGGTTATTCCAAAATTATTAATAATAGAATAA
- a CDS encoding PD-(D/E)XK nuclease family protein, with translation MDTKYLGLGTNLKEYLFQEFTKNEEALYVFENPMTYYELRRELLKDSENQLFNNFRLMNNYDFYENLFVTDKIVVKEEKQVVLFYNSLNEKLKKKLEVSSYYDIIDIAYNYYNLFAELQEYKIDLEKVELEKWQEELFETLKMVDEKVKETCQLKGLILPYMLRNVENISDNFLKRYKKIYFVNKVRFSPFEKEIVEKFEEKGLIVENILQLSENDFNEKELKISENFSLPAKEIFDKKNINVEIHEFSSKFGELLGLVRKLEEVEKENRKVSKENDDLKENYRIFEAQENAEEAKSDYQLLRQKKISSNLEITMKDTKIYRILNLIYNLLDNVKEIDRKDKEKLLLFRVKDFYDAYKSNDLLEIFDLKESYYIFQDLVSKDYKYISKEELERINQEVLEKLEKENQKEIYNQRMTAVCKIIKFVEKLEEIYGYTTLKEYSDYLEKIYLDNEKKVKQDKNVKDKYFEALSEMVVLEDFSFDNLWDKFFNENVSANLLKLFLKYLDKKSIGLTLEDSAEDESEDSFSINSFENISENTKENIIILNLQDSFPKVKIHNFLFSKVQRAKMGLPTSDDKKLIELFKIYQNILAAKNVYLAYIKDLEKNIDSASVIEELKLKYGIEVTKGEISEAEELYFVKKYFLKDRKEKWEKKEIGEFIPSKLEKNLEKIKNEKLSLGYYSFEKMRDFEYGYYLEKAIGEQEVEEIEDEINVKIFGTIIHAFYEKVVMENKVALENKTFKIDRDQLSEILKKVLNSFDYKVPKEYLEFYRKVSFEEILNSAEKYFKELIEKLEAEKNIEIHFEERIKLSSEKELFENVFINGVTDLHIKTSDKDYLFDYKSGKLKDSYNSYKNDKVYKAMEQLDYYSIMLENDGKENIEKIVVDTWEGKLVPDNRSEDKILTKKAVEEVVSNYRNSQFYDLGRNLNGKDLRKNFKDPKNYFYKEYKNICRGEDELGDEEE, from the coding sequence ATGGATACAAAATATTTAGGATTGGGAACGAATTTGAAAGAATACTTGTTTCAAGAATTTACAAAAAATGAAGAAGCACTTTATGTATTTGAAAATCCAATGACTTATTATGAGTTGAGGAGAGAATTGCTAAAAGATAGTGAAAATCAGTTGTTTAATAATTTTAGATTAATGAATAATTATGATTTTTATGAAAATCTTTTTGTTACAGACAAAATTGTTGTGAAAGAGGAAAAGCAGGTTGTATTATTTTACAATTCGTTGAACGAGAAGTTGAAAAAAAAATTGGAGGTGTCGAGTTATTACGATATTATCGACATTGCCTATAATTATTACAACTTGTTTGCGGAATTGCAAGAATATAAGATTGATTTGGAAAAAGTTGAGTTGGAAAAATGGCAGGAAGAATTGTTTGAAACGCTAAAAATGGTGGATGAAAAGGTAAAAGAAACTTGTCAGTTAAAAGGACTGATTTTACCGTATATGCTTAGAAATGTGGAAAATATTTCAGATAATTTTTTGAAAAGATACAAAAAAATTTATTTTGTGAATAAAGTGAGATTTTCTCCGTTTGAAAAGGAAATTGTGGAAAAATTTGAGGAAAAAGGTCTGATTGTGGAAAATATCTTGCAATTATCAGAAAATGATTTTAATGAAAAAGAATTGAAAATATCTGAAAATTTTTCATTGCCAGCGAAGGAAATTTTTGATAAAAAGAATATAAATGTGGAAATTCATGAATTTAGTAGTAAATTTGGAGAATTGTTGGGGCTAGTTAGAAAGTTGGAGGAAGTTGAGAAAGAGAATAGAAAAGTGAGCAAGGAAAATGATGATTTGAAAGAAAATTATCGGATTTTTGAGGCACAGGAAAATGCTGAAGAGGCAAAAAGTGATTATCAGCTTTTGAGACAGAAAAAGATTTCTTCAAATTTGGAAATAACGATGAAGGATACGAAAATCTATCGAATTTTGAATTTGATTTACAATTTGTTAGATAATGTGAAGGAAATTGATAGGAAAGATAAGGAGAAATTACTTTTATTTCGAGTGAAAGATTTTTATGATGCCTATAAATCAAATGATTTATTGGAGATTTTTGACTTGAAGGAAAGTTATTATATTTTTCAAGATTTGGTTTCAAAGGATTATAAGTACATTTCAAAAGAGGAATTGGAGCGAATAAATCAAGAAGTTTTAGAAAAATTAGAAAAAGAGAACCAAAAGGAAATTTACAATCAAAGAATGACAGCTGTTTGTAAAATTATTAAATTTGTTGAAAAGTTGGAAGAAATTTATGGATATACTACGTTGAAAGAATATAGCGATTACTTGGAAAAAATTTATTTGGATAATGAGAAGAAAGTGAAACAGGACAAGAATGTAAAAGACAAATATTTTGAGGCTTTGTCAGAAATGGTTGTGCTTGAAGATTTTAGTTTTGATAATCTGTGGGATAAGTTTTTTAATGAGAATGTTTCGGCTAATTTGTTGAAATTATTTTTGAAATATTTGGATAAAAAATCGATTGGATTGACTTTGGAAGATAGTGCTGAAGATGAGTCTGAAGACAGCTTTTCGATAAATTCATTTGAAAATATTTCTGAAAATACGAAGGAAAATATAATTATTTTGAATTTACAGGATTCATTTCCAAAAGTAAAAATTCATAATTTTTTGTTTTCAAAAGTTCAGCGTGCAAAAATGGGGCTTCCTACAAGTGATGATAAAAAATTGATTGAATTGTTTAAAATTTATCAAAATATTCTTGCGGCGAAAAATGTGTATTTGGCGTATATCAAGGATTTGGAGAAGAATATTGATTCAGCGAGTGTTATTGAAGAATTGAAGTTGAAGTATGGAATTGAAGTTACGAAAGGTGAAATAAGTGAAGCGGAAGAGCTTTATTTTGTAAAAAAATATTTCTTGAAGGATAGAAAAGAGAAATGGGAGAAAAAGGAAATTGGAGAGTTTATTCCATCGAAATTGGAGAAAAATCTTGAGAAAATAAAAAATGAAAAATTGAGTTTGGGATACTATTCGTTTGAGAAAATGAGAGATTTTGAGTATGGATATTATTTGGAAAAAGCGATTGGTGAGCAGGAAGTCGAAGAAATTGAAGATGAAATAAACGTTAAGATTTTTGGAACTATAATTCATGCTTTTTATGAAAAGGTTGTAATGGAAAATAAGGTTGCTTTGGAGAATAAAACTTTTAAAATTGATCGAGATCAATTATCAGAAATTTTGAAAAAAGTGCTAAATTCATTTGATTATAAGGTTCCTAAGGAATATTTGGAATTTTATAGAAAAGTTTCGTTTGAAGAGATTTTGAATTCGGCAGAGAAATATTTTAAAGAATTGATTGAAAAATTAGAAGCAGAAAAGAATATCGAAATTCATTTTGAGGAGAGAATAAAATTATCTTCAGAAAAAGAATTGTTTGAAAATGTGTTTATCAATGGGGTTACGGATTTACATATAAAAACTAGTGACAAGGATTATTTATTTGATTATAAGTCTGGAAAATTGAAGGATAGTTACAATAGTTATAAAAATGATAAGGTTTATAAAGCGATGGAACAGTTAGATTATTATTCGATAATGTTGGAAAATGATGGTAAAGAAAATATTGAGAAGATTGTTGTTGACACTTGGGAAGGTAAATTGGTTCCAGATAATAGAAGTGAGGATAAAATATTGACTAAAAAGGCTGTTGAAGAGGTGGTTAGTAACTATCGAAATTCTCAATTTTATGATTTAGGAAGAAATTTAAATGGTAAAGATCTAAGAAAAAATTTTAAAGATCCAAAAAATTATTTTTACAAAGAGTATAAAAATATTTGTAGAGGGGAGGATGAATTAGGCGATGAAGAAGAATAA
- the secG gene encoding preprotein translocase subunit SecG: MLENLLIVILVILAIVMIGVILLQPDRSQGLAKSAANILDEEKEGIEKFTEWTAAAFLIVAVLFQVVR; this comes from the coding sequence ATGTTAGAAAATTTATTAATCGTAATTTTAGTAATATTAGCTATCGTTATGATAGGAGTTATTTTACTTCAACCAGATAGAAGCCAAGGTTTAGCAAAAAGTGCGGCTAATATTTTAGATGAAGAAAAAGAAGGAATTGAAAAATTTACTGAATGGACAGCAGCGGCATTCTTGATTGTTGCAGTGTTATTCCAAGTGGTAAGATAA
- the tpiA gene encoding triose-phosphate isomerase, translating into MRKIIVAGNWKMNKTASEAKAFFEEFKPLVADVKNAEIIIGAPFTALETATRETKGSNIKIAAENMNAKESGAYTGEVSPLMLKDLGVEYVILGHSERREYYGETNEIINEKVKSALAHDLKPILCIGEKLEEREAGTMEAVIKDQIIGGLQNVTAEEMANVVLAYEPVWAIGTGKTATPAQAQEVHAFIRNLLTDLYGKEVAENVTIQYGGSMNDANAAELLAQKDIDGGLVGGASLVPAKFTVIAKAGDAL; encoded by the coding sequence ATGAGAAAAATAATCGTAGCAGGAAACTGGAAAATGAATAAAACTGCATCAGAAGCAAAAGCTTTTTTTGAAGAATTTAAACCTTTAGTAGCAGACGTTAAAAATGCTGAAATTATAATTGGAGCACCTTTTACAGCATTAGAAACTGCAACTAGAGAAACTAAAGGATCAAACATTAAAATAGCAGCTGAAAACATGAATGCTAAAGAAAGTGGAGCATATACTGGAGAAGTTTCACCATTAATGTTAAAAGATTTAGGTGTAGAATACGTAATTTTAGGACACTCTGAAAGAAGAGAATATTACGGAGAAACTAACGAAATCATTAATGAAAAAGTTAAATCAGCTTTAGCACACGATTTGAAACCAATTTTATGTATTGGAGAAAAATTAGAAGAAAGAGAAGCTGGAACTATGGAAGCAGTTATAAAAGACCAAATTATTGGTGGATTACAAAATGTAACAGCTGAAGAAATGGCTAACGTTGTATTAGCTTACGAACCAGTTTGGGCAATTGGAACAGGTAAAACTGCAACTCCTGCACAAGCTCAAGAAGTTCACGCTTTCATTAGAAACTTATTAACTGATTTATATGGAAAAGAAGTTGCTGAAAACGTAACTATCCAATATGGTGGATCTATGAACGATGCAAATGCAGCTGAATTATTAGCTCAAAAAGATATCGATGGTGGATTAGTTGGAGGAGCAAGTTTAGTTCCAGCTAAATTTACAGTAATCGCAAAAGCTGGAGATGCTTTATAA
- a CDS encoding SPFH domain-containing protein gives MAIPIVILILLVFFGILVLKAIRIVPESKVYIVEKLGRYYQSLNSGLNFINPFFDNVARIVSLKEQVVDFPPQPVITKDNATMQIDTVVYFQITDPKLYTYGVERPLSAIENLTATTLRNIIGDMTVDQTLTSRDVINTKMRKELDDATDPWGIKVNRVELKSILPPADIRVAMEKEMKAEREKRANILEAQAKREAAILVAEGEKQAAILRAEAKKEQQIKEAEGEAEAILSVQRAKAEALKLLNEASPNEKVLSLRGLEAFEKVADGKATKIIIPSNMQNLASIATAFSELTKKNEIGE, from the coding sequence ATGGCTATACCAATAGTAATATTGATTTTATTAGTTTTTTTCGGAATTTTGGTGTTAAAAGCTATTAGAATTGTACCAGAATCAAAAGTTTATATTGTTGAAAAATTGGGGAGATATTATCAATCTTTAAATTCTGGATTGAATTTTATAAATCCGTTTTTTGATAATGTTGCAAGAATTGTATCGTTGAAAGAGCAAGTTGTTGATTTCCCGCCACAACCAGTTATTACAAAGGATAATGCGACAATGCAAATTGATACAGTTGTTTATTTTCAAATAACTGATCCAAAATTGTATACTTATGGAGTGGAAAGACCGCTTTCTGCGATTGAAAATTTGACTGCTACAACTTTGAGAAATATTATCGGAGATATGACAGTTGACCAAACATTGACGTCAAGAGATGTAATTAATACGAAAATGAGAAAAGAGCTTGATGATGCGACTGATCCTTGGGGAATTAAAGTTAATCGGGTTGAATTGAAATCAATTTTGCCACCTGCAGATATTCGTGTTGCGATGGAAAAAGAAATGAAAGCTGAACGTGAAAAAAGAGCAAATATTTTGGAAGCACAAGCAAAAAGGGAAGCTGCAATTTTAGTGGCTGAAGGAGAAAAACAAGCTGCAATCTTGAGAGCAGAAGCTAAAAAAGAACAACAAATAAAAGAAGCAGAAGGGGAAGCAGAAGCTATTTTATCAGTTCAAAGGGCAAAAGCAGAAGCTTTGAAATTGTTAAATGAAGCGTCACCAAATGAAAAAGTTTTATCTTTAAGAGGATTAGAAGCGTTTGAAAAAGTTGCTGATGGGAAAGCTACCAAAATTATTATTCCTAGCAATATGCAAAATCTAGCAAGTATTGCGACAGCGTTTTCAGAATTAACAAAAAAAAATGAAATTGGAGAATAG
- a CDS encoding NfeD family protein: protein MGALFWTMATAIFSILEIVIPGLVTIWLALAALILTAISFFIKNPNIEFVIFTVLSIVFVIFTRPVLKKYLEDKKTNFSSKMVGQELKIEKVVDLESPKKVYEVKFKGVIWKGVSSEIFREGEIVKIEDFEGNKIILEKIKK, encoded by the coding sequence ATGGGAGCGTTGTTTTGGACGATGGCAACAGCAATTTTTTCAATTTTAGAAATTGTTATACCTGGGCTTGTTACTATTTGGCTTGCATTAGCTGCATTGATACTGACGGCGATATCCTTTTTTATAAAAAATCCTAATATAGAATTTGTGATTTTTACAGTTTTATCCATAGTTTTTGTAATTTTCACGAGACCAGTTTTGAAAAAATATTTGGAAGATAAAAAGACGAATTTTAGTTCAAAAATGGTTGGGCAAGAGTTGAAAATAGAAAAAGTTGTGGATTTGGAAAGTCCGAAAAAGGTATATGAAGTTAAGTTTAAAGGTGTAATTTGGAAGGGTGTGAGTTCTGAGATTTTTAGAGAAGGTGAAATTGTAAAAATTGAGGATTTTGAAGGAAATAAAATTATTTTAGAAAAAATAAAAAAATAG